In Nyctibius grandis isolate bNycGra1 chromosome 17, bNycGra1.pri, whole genome shotgun sequence, the genomic stretch TTGAGATTTGTTAAAACTAAAATCTAACCCATCAGATCCAGTTTTCACCTACAGTTTTTGGAAGATGCTATTCAACTGTGAACAGAATCAAACCAGAAAGTATACTCAGGCACTCAAGAATTCCAGTCTGTAAACTCTTGGCAGAAGATGCTAAAGAAAACTTCAGTGAAGGGTACTACAAAGCGAGAGATTCAAGCACAGGACAGAACCAAAGGGAGAGGTAAAAGAAGCTTTTGCAGAGCCTCATCATTTCACAAAACATCTACTTTCAGATATTTCATGTGTGAACTGACAGACAGGCCTTTTGTAGCCAGGTTCAGTTATTTCATCAAAGCATTTAACCCGTGAAGTTCATCCGTAAGTCAATGAACAGCTCCCAAATAAACCAGCTGTTTCAGAATGAAACACTGCTCTCATGTACTGGAAATTACTTATCATCTTACTGCACTCCCtacatcaactttttttttttttttactttgggaaTAAATACACCCTCTTAGAAGATTACTGGAATTATGAGCATTTCAATTCCTTCTAATAACAAGAAATTCTGCTCACATTTACACAAATATAAATCCAAACAGTGAATTTGACAGAGTAACTCTGAATCTCTATTACTGGAAAGCTGAAGAATCTTActaaattcaaaataataagGAAATATGCTTGAGTTTTCCTTGTTAACTACCCTTTGTGCAAATACATTTGTTCAGTGACACACAACTGTTAATGCTATTGTTGCAATTGAAATGTGCTCTATATATATGCCTGGGAAGTAAAACAAGGAAATTGAAAAAGCACCACGAGTTCCAATTCTATACATTTTAAtccaaaatcaaaaccaaaaatgtttgGGGAAGACTGGCTTTGTGGTTCCCAGTACTGTCACCGACTTTTTGGGTAACTCGTATTCTTTCTTGGTACTCTGGTTCTTCTCATCTAAAAGCTGAGAGTTATAAAACTTATCTATTAACAGAAACAAGATGagcttttcctttgctgacataaacaaaagaaagtcaGGAAATACTAAATCatttttgtgaaagaaacaaatggGAAGATTTTCAGGACACGGTTCTTTCAAAGAGtgtaaaacttttttctatGACTATAGTTGAGCATCTCAACTCTGACAATTTATGGTCTTATTTTTCCTAGCAGCACGTTTTTGCTCTGCAGAAACCAATGGAACACACTAGCTGAAGCAGAAAACTAAGTCCTTATGTTTTGTCTGTCACTACCCAGGAAACTGGtgaaattaaagtttttaaCTCTGAAGAGAAGGGGCAgaatttctcttgttttcagatttgacacactctgaaaacaaatttttatgGGCTTCGAAAATGCAAGTTCCAAAGAGATGAAAGCCCCAAAACTCAAAAGTTGGCAAATCATTCAAAAAGCATGTCACATGCAGATGTTTCACCTGAGGGTTCTGGACAGTCATTCCTTGACATGCCGATAACTAAACAGAATGACTAAATCAGCACTGCATTCATTCAAGATTCTTTATATTAATTCTTGCAACGTACTGACAGCAAGAAACACCTGATCCTGAGACATCACCAAAGCTCGCTTGCAATAATCCTAGAGGAAGCAAACAGACAGAACACTGATGGCAGTCTAACACTGTTACTGAGAAGCAGACGGAGCTACATTTTAAAGGCTGAACTACACTTCTCTGTTAAAACCAATCACAAACGCAGTACTTACTGTGTCTAATTTGTTTAACTAAGCAAAGCTGGATTTCCCAGCTTATGAATCAGTGTTATATACGTGCAAGGGGCCTTGcatctatatatatacatgaaAGGAGAACTAAACCACCAGCGTTACCATCAAAGCATCAGGCAGTCGTCACTTGTGCCAAAAGAGAACTAACACAAACGGGCACACACTGGAGCCAGCAGTTAACAGCAGACACAGCTGCACAGACTAAGCCAGCATGTCCCAAGTGCtatgaatgggaaaaaaaaatccaggacaAGTCAAGAATGCTGGGCTTCACTTTGGCTATTCCAACTTCTGGTGGCATCAAAGTGTGAGCAACATAGTAGCTTCCAGTTTTGCCAAATACATACATTATTATCCCAGTAAATTCTTCCACTGTAATCACACACATCAGTCACACATCAGCGTGAAGGATCCCTGCCTTCTCCCTGAGGGATTTTATGCCACATTGCAGAAGACAGGTGGGAATAGACTGCCACCTCTCTATGGGCACATGTGAGTTCTCTCTTCCTACCCCTAGCTGaccaagataaaaaaaatccatcttaaaACCATTACAACAAACATCTAGTCTCTAATGTAACAGCAACGCAAACAAAGCCAGGCTTAAGCAGATCCTTCCTCACCAACTGTTGTAGAGAATTCTTTCTCCTTGGGGATTACTGTGCATCTCAGGCATTAGGGGGACTTCTCTTcctaaatcttaaaaaaattaatattaataaaaaattaatcttaataaaatttttttaaaaaaggaaaaaaaaaagaggttccATAAACAGGTAgcattttcagtctgtttcaGGTTGCAAATGAGGGCAGGATGAAATAGGCCAGAACCAACATACAAAGAGACAAACTGAGGCTGACTTGGGTAAGCAGGTGCAGCGTCACTGACTTCTTTCACCTGTTTCTAGTGGAGGAAGAGAGTCATAACCACACTTTCAATACTTTCACAAGTGTAAAAAATTGAATGTATTCCCAGCTATCAAGAGACATTTTGAGCTCAACTTTGGTTCCATCCTGCCTTCACCAGATAGATGTCACATAAGTTACTTCATCTTACAGTGCTTCATTTTCTCTATTCATAAAGCAGAGCAGGCTtgctgtaatttatttcagGATAAATTAAGGAGAGGTTTATGACTTCTAATGCTTTGGGTTTGAAGGCAAGGTAGTATAAATCTTGAATTTGCCCTATTTAGTATAATATTTGGCAGCTAGTGTTTTATATTCACTggattaatgtattttaaaattagtatattcaataatggaaataatgtgACCAATTCCATTCACTTGGCCCTACATATGCACAACCCAAAGCTAAACTCAGTCTCACATCAGATGTCATAAACTTGCAATATTCCTTTCCTTGCTTAAAAAAAGTCTATTCACACATTTGATTTATAAATAACATATTTGATATAATAAATAACAGTGAATGCCAAGAAGCTGAAAATATCATTGCTGTAAACCCAGTTCCTTCTGTCAAGTTAGCTCCCAGAAATAAATTTGATCCAAAGTTTCTGAATGCAATTCCTATTAAAGATTTCACAATAACTTGCAGAATTCTTGAGGCAGGAATTTCTGTTTCAGGCTTACtcaaggcaaaataaaacatcagttttattgtttttagaCAAGGAAAGTAAGATCAGTCTATAAAGTTCAAACAAATCACACTATTTactatattttgttttggtacaatttaaaaagtcaaaaatgttttttggttGATCTCCAGAAAACTTGGAAAAGCAGAGGCAAGCATaatttgcaaacattttaaagcattatcTAACTTTTTGATgaataaaatctcattttactTTAACATGCTTTTTCACATTCATAATTACTTGATGTAATGCACCCTGTAGCTACAGACATTGCACTGAAAgtaaactggattttttttattttaactaagTTATTGAGTAACTCAAGTTTAAGGCACTAGCGAATTATGTGTCATGTTTCAAACGTTTGGAAATGAACATATTTGTACGCATTGCACTGAACCAGGCCATTCATAGGCCAATTCCTCACCCTGGCATTCACAGTTAACGTTACACTTCTGGTTTACTTAGTTGAGGTGGCAGATGAACTCTGTTGCTACGGCTGTCCTAGTGGTAACAGTACTAGTTAGTATCCTGTACACATCACTTTATCCATCTCTAGGTGGGAAAGCTCATGCATCTGCTTAAAAGTGGctgcaaaaggcaaaaaagaaaagtgaaaaaacataTATGAGAGTTTGTACATTCAGCTGTGTGTACTGGTTGTTCACGTATGTGCACGACTATGAAAACTAGGAAAAATctgttcaaatatttatttttatccagaTAGAGTTGTTTCCGCACCCTGCACCCATCCCTTCCCCAAGGCAATCAGTTCAGTGGTTCACAGAGTTGAGGCAGCCGGATTTAAATTTGAAGCTGCTCTGTAGTGTCCAGGTTTGTTTTGCTCCCTCTGCTGAGAAGCACTGCTAGATCTGAAGTGTGTCAAATGGGTCAGGTTCAGAAGCTGGTCAGTGCTGGTTCCTCTTGACAGTCTGGACACCAAGTTCTGGAATCCAAATGAAGAGGATATTAATCAAAGAATGCCAAAGTGACTTTTCCCATTTTGATGAAGATTGGTGAGCTGAACAGGCTTTTGCCTGTTATCCAGCtccatttgcttttttgtgtcTGTGCACACTAGtttacacagcagcagaaggaaaatgtttccctGTGGAGATAAGGAGATCGTCTTCCAGGCAGTTTCATTTGCTCAGCCATCAATGGTTATCATACCCTTTAGAGAGACAGGATTGCAAGTCCCATCTATGCAACTCACAGCACCTCCAGGTACTCTTAACAGGCTATTCTTACCAGGCGAGGATGGTGAGAAGGCTTCTCTTCCAGTGAAGCTCGCAGATCCAAACTGCTGAGCGTGGGGCTGCTGGAAGCGATGGTATTTTCCCAGCCAGCCAGGCAATGCTGTGAAAAGAGACGGGAATGCTGCATTGGAGTGCTTTACCCTTTTTAATCTGTTGTGGCCTGTTAGTTCTAAATAATAACTTCTGCACAGGGAGGTCTTGGCAGGTAATTTTTGAGGAGTTTTATATGACtaacaggaaagagaagaaatctcACTAATGATGTAAAACTGCATTGCTGTCTCCTTTTCCACCTTTCACTGGCTAATTATTTCTAAACCGATCTCCTGCTTTGTGAACTCAAGGACCTGACCTCTCTGAACCTGTCTCAACTGACTCATCCAGTTCCCTAAACATAAAAACCAGGCTTCTTCCTACCTCTTCCCTGGAAATCTCTAGGCCAGAGCTACGTCGGATCAGTAATACTGCCTGCAGCATTGCCTAGTGGCTGGAATGCAGGATCAACTCTACAAAAACAGTTCTAAATCCACCCTTCCCACTATTAACTTTGCCTGGCCCCTATACACTGTGAATACTTCACAGAAGCTTGTCTTTTAGACTCCCTAACATCTGTGGAAAGAAACCCATGCACTCTTAGGTATGGTTCATCGTGTTGAAAGGTCAATGCCTGAAATAAGTCAGCTGAATAATGCCCCAGAAGTATACAGCTCCAtatggcacttttttttttttcctcagtgtaaAGCATTTGGAGATATGTCATGTATTTTATGCCAGTTACACACTCAGAAGcacacaccaatgttttttcttgctatctcaGTGGCATAGATCAGAAATTTTAGTGGAAAACCTGCCAGGGGGATGAGTCCCAGATTCTCTTTCCCTCTTGTGCTGTAACAACGTGCAGCCTGGGCTGTGCCATCAGTATCAGCAAGAAGACAGCAACTTACCGAAGGTAATCCTAGATCGTCTGCCGGTTCAAAGCTCTTCCTGCGATGGGCTTTGTATTTGTAGGCTGGCATAAGGGTAGACCTGGGAATGCTGACCCTGCAACCACACAAGGGAAGTAATTGCCTACACCTTCCACAAGGCAGAGGAAATCTGCATGCCTTCCCCACTCAGAATCCATGGGTCTAATCCCAAACTGAACCAAGCGAAGCGGTTTTGGATTAGGGCATTAGACACTTAACATGTACATTCAGATTCTGGACTAAAGTCAGATAAAACATGCATTTCTCACCGACTTCAAAACTGTTTCTGCTTATGGAAAAGATCAGTAGGGAGTTTTTAAGCAAGAGATATCTCTGCCTTGAGAACAGCAACCTTCCACAGAGCTATTTGATGCTGTTTTGTCCCTCACATGatcagctttttcttccctattGTTTCCTTGAGTTTGGCATATTACAAAGCAATAATTCTTATCTACCTGACATAGGCTGGCTCTTCTAGTGTCTCTGGCGGCTGGTGAGTACGTGGGATCTTACACATGGGGCAGGCAGATTCTGAATCCACAGGGACAGTGAAGAGGCGCTGGTTTAATCGGTAACAGTAAACACCTGCCACAGAATAACAAAACACCATGGTATTTCTAGTCTGTCAGAAGGTTCCTCAACCCTGTCAACAAAGCTGTCTCCTCCCACAGTGCCACACATGCATTCTATAGAAAGAGCTACTTTTCCTGAAATATCTTTTACTTTTCCTGTCACCAAATAAGTTCCTAAAAATCAAATCCAAACCTTCAACCTCCTCAACTTCAAAAGAGAACATTAGCCAATTACAAGAAACCCTAACAAAATAAGATGACACTGATTGAGAGAGGATCCCTAGAAGACCCAAGTTCAGGAAGTTGAACCTGGTTTAGAAGCTGCAGCTAAAAATAACACATTCTTCCTTGTCTTGCATGATTGTGGGGCTCTCTCAGAACAGGCAGACTGCTCAGTTGTTTGTTCACAGAAAGTGGattaggaagaaatctgatCTTACACTTATGGGAACTGGTTATCAAATCTGCTTCATGTTCAGGAACTAGGTGATCCAGAGCCTTGGGCctaaagaaacacacaaagaaatcaGTTAGTGACTGGGGGGCAGGCCCTCTGAACAGCCCCACCTTTTCCAGGCATACGTTTCTGATTGGGAGGTAAATAAAGGCCTACAAAGCCACCCTTACAATTTCCCACTCCAGTCAGACTATACTTCTCATTACTCTGAAGGGATACATTGCTGTTTCAGCGCTTCCCCCATACCCACTTACTCCAGGTGCTGCTCATGAATACACGCTTCTTTGTTGGCCTGTCGGAACTCGTGCAGCTCAGCAAAGTACTGGTCAGATTTTTCTGCTACTGAAGAGTTTGTATCTAGGAGCCCTGAGAACACCAAGCAAGAACAGTTCCAGGATTTACTGAATTTGGGAAAGCACCAAAGCAAGCCTCACACAAAACAGTCAAAACAACCAAAGGTCTAAAGTATCAAAATGGATGACGAGAAGAGCATGCTATCATGTCAAGCCAGAGATTTACGGTGTGGTTTGGGTCCCTTACTGCATTCATTCATTTTGGTTACTTGGTATCCCCTCTGACTCCACTGAGCTTTGCCATTTGCTGCCTGGATTCCCATATCCCTGCCACTTCACCGTTCCAGGGAAGCACAGGTCACCTCTGGCCTAGACAGGGAATGGCTTCTGACAAACCGCGGCTCCTCTGCTGAGACCCGCTACGTGGGTCTAGGTCTGCAGTTCTGTCACACCTCACTTAAAGGGGTCGTAAACTGAGTTTTAAGTCTTCGTATTACCACATCATGCTGAGAGCTTTGCTTCAGGTTTAGGATTCACCTGCAATCCAGTCATAGCCCAGGAAAGGACGCACGGACCAGCTGCTCACAGGTATGGTATATTCTTCAGGGTCAGACTGAAAAGTCACGTGACCAGCTTCCTTCTGGGAATAAAACAATTCATAAAGACTTCCTATACATCTAGCAGGAAATTCAAAGGTACAGCTTAGGAGACAACTGGCAGCTGTTCAAATGGGACAGCTGTGGCTTAGTCAGAAGCTAGATTCTATCTATGCCTCTACCAGTGATTTGCTCACCAGCCCTTTGTCTTCTCAATTCATAAAATAGAAAGAGGAGGCAGGGGACTAGCCCAGGCTAAGGCAGTAAGTGTTTTTCAGGGCTTTAAACAAGATGCTGACTTCCCTGCATCACACATCCCTATACATCAGGCTACCTGCGCTGTCTTGGAGGATGATCACAGCAACAGCCTGCCCTTCATGCTTAAGGAAACAAGCTATGTAGCAGCAGCACTGGACCAGGCTGTTCTCTCTGAGCATACGAATCACATATGCAGATGACAAGGAGTCTTACAGTGAAGTGGTTCAGTTTCCTGGTCTTTGGTTCAACAGCTAAGGAAAGCAGGGCCTGAACAAACCGTCAACAGCACCTGGCTGCCAAGGCTGGGAACAGTTCTGACCCCAACTTCCAATTTACACAGGAACAGGTCAAGTAATGTTCTCCTGACCCCTTCCCCCCATCCTTCTATTGACTTATGAAAACAAGGTTAGCATTGGTTTCACCATTTACCTTCAACTCTTTGGACTGAGACGTCAGCAAGATTGATTTACGGATTATGGGCTCTCTAATGACCACATGCTGTTTGCTGGTCTCTTCACTTTGTATTCTGCTCAGTGATGGGTCCAGATGTCCCTTaagctgttttttctcatgGAGACCATGTAGCAGAGTGtcctgttttctgttctctccATGTCCCAGAAGGAAGGATTCTTTCTCTGGACTTCCTTCAGCATGGCCATCCCTACCCACTCCGGAGCTTTCTCTGCCACTGGTAATGATTGCAGACACTGGCATaacattcttctctttctcaggAAAGCTGCAATCCAAACCTACTGCTTCCTGCATCTTTGCTTCTTGTTGCTGTACCCCTCTGTCATTGCTGCTGTGTTTAAGAGATGAACAGGGGGCTGCTCTGGCTGTGTAAGCTCCGGGTTCCACAGGCACCAACACTGCAGAGTCAGCTGTAGGCTTCACAGCATCAACctgattttccttctgtaagGACAGAGACTCTCATACCACATGGCATCA encodes the following:
- the MIIP gene encoding migration and invasion-inhibitory protein — its product is MELEHLKRLRQANQDLLQRLRMKQEEMRKRLPSKPLFPASLHSRTATERSVPLPKGGKENQVDAVKPTADSAVLVPVEPGAYTARAAPCSSLKHSSNDRGVQQQEAKMQEAVGLDCSFPEKEKNVMPVSAIITSGRESSGVGRDGHAEGSPEKESFLLGHGENRKQDTLLHGLHEKKQLKGHLDPSLSRIQSEETSKQHVVIREPIIRKSILLTSQSKELKKEAGHVTFQSDPEEYTIPVSSWSVRPFLGYDWIAGLLDTNSSVAEKSDQYFAELHEFRQANKEACIHEQHLEPKALDHLVPEHEADLITSSHKCVYCYRLNQRLFTVPVDSESACPMCKIPRTHQPPETLEEPAYVRVSIPRSTLMPAYKYKAHRRKSFEPADDLGLPSHCLAGWENTIASSSPTLSSLDLRASLEEKPSHHPRLNLVSRLSRGTSTDQLLNLTHLTHFRSSSASQQREQNKPGHYRAASNLNPAASTL